From a region of the Butyrivibrio sp. AE3004 genome:
- a CDS encoding branched-chain amino acid ABC transporter permease: MEYIISVLLSGISVGGQYALIAIGYTLVYGILRLINFAHGDVFMVAGLMGIYFTATLPIGESLPLVILLTVFLGFTIERAAYKPLRDAPRMSVMISAIGVSYLLQNTATYITGGQPMTYPTIPFLSNTVNVAGTQTKWVVIITPILVLALVFALTQLINRTKVGMAMRAVSKDFETSRLMGIKINNVISATFIIGSALAAVGSILFFTNYPAITPMAGAMPGLKAFVAAVFGGIGSIPGAVIGAFLIGICETIIKGLPSAWDVSVFSDAFTFALLIIILVFKPQGLFGEAATDKV, encoded by the coding sequence ATGGAATATATCATTTCAGTATTGCTTTCGGGAATATCGGTTGGTGGACAATATGCTCTTATAGCAATCGGATATACACTTGTTTACGGAATACTTCGCCTTATCAATTTTGCTCACGGTGACGTATTTATGGTAGCGGGACTCATGGGAATATATTTCACCGCAACTCTTCCTATCGGGGAGTCATTACCTCTTGTTATTCTGCTTACGGTATTCTTGGGATTCACAATCGAGAGAGCGGCATACAAGCCCTTGAGAGATGCTCCGAGAATGTCGGTTATGATCTCAGCTATCGGTGTAAGTTATCTTTTGCAGAATACAGCGACATACATTACAGGCGGACAGCCTATGACTTATCCCACCATACCGTTTTTATCAAATACGGTTAATGTTGCCGGAACACAGACAAAGTGGGTGGTAATCATTACTCCCATTCTGGTTCTTGCACTGGTATTTGCGCTTACACAGCTTATAAACAGAACAAAGGTCGGAATGGCAATGAGAGCGGTTTCAAAGGATTTTGAGACAAGCAGGCTCATGGGAATAAAAATCAACAACGTTATTTCCGCAACCTTTATTATCGGTTCAGCACTTGCGGCAGTAGGATCGATACTGTTCTTTACAAACTATCCTGCAATTACGCCCATGGCAGGTGCAATGCCGGGACTTAAGGCATTCGTAGCCGCAGTATTCGGAGGAATCGGTTCTATTCCGGGAGCTGTCATCGGTGCATTTTTGATCGGAATCTGTGAAACCATCATCAAGGGGCTGCCTTCAGCCTGGGACGTTTCAGTCTTTTCGGATGCATTTACCTTTGCGCTCCTTATCATTATTCTAGTATTCAAACCGCAGGGTCTCTTCGGGGAAGCTGCTACAGACAAGGTATAA
- a CDS encoding branched-chain amino acid ABC transporter permease, with the protein MKQKQFNLRAFIGIAILLLLVILLENLSAIIPGLPQVFQPTSPLFTVLKKAAVYSLVAVSMNLLNGFTGLFSLGQAGFMLLGAYTYAILTVPADQKEQVYYLFGGCALKSSIIDALSGIFGTSGQGGAISMILGCLIALILAGCVAAFFAYLIGIPVLRLKSDYLAIATLGFAEILRAIFQWQKLGRITNGANMIKGFPTFSSFNITDGSGNVLVRLSTFVPFLIASVCIAIIVLLIHSSYGRAFKAIRDDEIAAEAMGISLFKHKMLSFVISSFFAGVGGALFAMYVANAQAKAFTSVMTYEILLIVVIGGIGSVSGSVLATFLYVACSEWWLRFLDSEQYIGGFKVPLLRNGFRMVVFSIVIMVIVLFFSQGIMGNNELSLSGLMKLVSGKRERKQ; encoded by the coding sequence ATGAAGCAGAAACAATTTAATCTAAGAGCATTTATAGGAATTGCAATTTTATTATTGCTGGTAATACTACTTGAAAATCTAAGTGCGATAATTCCCGGACTTCCTCAGGTTTTCCAGCCGACCAGTCCTCTGTTTACGGTTCTGAAAAAGGCGGCGGTTTATTCGCTGGTAGCAGTATCAATGAATCTTCTTAATGGTTTTACGGGGCTGTTTTCACTGGGACAGGCCGGATTCATGCTGCTTGGTGCTTACACCTATGCCATTCTTACGGTTCCTGCCGACCAGAAAGAGCAGGTTTACTACCTTTTCGGAGGATGTGCGTTAAAATCATCAATAATCGATGCCCTTTCAGGGATATTCGGAACAAGTGGCCAAGGCGGAGCAATCAGTATGATACTGGGCTGCCTTATCGCACTTATACTGGCAGGATGCGTTGCTGCATTCTTTGCTTATCTTATAGGAATCCCGGTACTTAGACTTAAAAGTGATTATCTGGCTATAGCTACACTTGGTTTTGCCGAGATACTAAGAGCAATATTCCAGTGGCAAAAGCTTGGAAGAATTACAAACGGAGCCAATATGATAAAAGGCTTCCCCACATTTTCAAGCTTTAATATTACAGATGGTTCCGGAAATGTACTTGTGAGATTATCTACATTTGTACCTTTCCTTATAGCATCTGTTTGTATCGCTATCATAGTCCTCCTTATTCACAGCTCATACGGACGCGCATTTAAAGCAATCCGTGATGATGAAATAGCAGCAGAGGCTATGGGTATCAGTTTGTTTAAACACAAAATGCTTTCTTTTGTAATCTCAAGTTTCTTTGCAGGAGTAGGCGGAGCACTGTTTGCAATGTATGTAGCCAATGCGCAGGCAAAAGCCTTTACCTCTGTAATGACTTACGAGATTCTTCTGATCGTAGTTATAGGCGGAATCGGCTCCGTTAGCGGTAGTGTGCTTGCAACCTTTTTATATGTGGCATGCTCCGAGTGGTGGCTAAGATTCCTTGACAGTGAGCAATACATCGGTGGCTTTAAAGTACCGCTTCTTAGAAACGGTTTTAGAATGGTGGTATTTTCCATAGTTATCATGGTAATAGTGCTGTTCTTCTCACAGGGCATAATGGGGAATAATGAACTGAGTCTTAGCGGACTCATGAAATTGGTGTCCGGAAAAAGGGAAAGGAAACAGTAG
- a CDS encoding ABC transporter ATP-binding protein yields MGNALRLENVTMQFGGVVSVNNLSLEVPENKIIALIGPNGAGKTTAFNCITGVYQPTNGLIEFMGKPMVRNHPQGKAAKNYKGENADKYAKEAALAPTPDQITGLGIARTFQNIRLWKSMTVFDNVLIAKHQHAKQNVFSAIFRGNLAEEKRMREETMELLVEQGLDAYKDELAVSLPYGLQRRLEIARALATKPKLLLLDEPAAGMNPQETNELADFVRQIREKYDLTVFLIEHHMDLVMNISDYIYVIDFGSEIAQGVPEEVQKNQRVIEAYLGVAGEE; encoded by the coding sequence ATGGGAAATGCTTTACGACTTGAAAATGTAACAATGCAGTTCGGAGGCGTTGTCTCTGTTAATAATCTGTCGCTTGAGGTTCCGGAGAACAAGATAATTGCTCTTATAGGACCTAACGGTGCGGGAAAAACCACAGCATTTAACTGTATTACAGGGGTATATCAGCCTACGAACGGACTTATTGAATTCATGGGTAAGCCCATGGTAAGAAATCATCCGCAAGGAAAAGCAGCTAAGAATTATAAAGGTGAAAATGCAGATAAGTACGCAAAAGAAGCAGCTCTTGCGCCCACGCCGGATCAGATAACCGGACTTGGAATAGCAAGAACTTTCCAGAATATTCGCTTGTGGAAGAGTATGACAGTTTTTGACAACGTGCTGATAGCAAAACATCAGCATGCAAAACAGAACGTATTCTCAGCAATTTTCAGAGGTAATCTCGCTGAAGAGAAGCGAATGAGAGAAGAAACAATGGAGCTTTTGGTAGAGCAGGGGCTTGATGCTTACAAGGATGAGCTTGCGGTCAGTCTGCCCTACGGTCTTCAGAGAAGACTTGAAATTGCGAGAGCACTTGCCACAAAGCCGAAGCTTCTTTTGCTTGATGAACCTGCAGCCGGAATGAATCCGCAGGAGACAAATGAACTGGCAGATTTTGTACGTCAGATTCGTGAAAAATACGATCTCACGGTATTTCTTATCGAGCATCACATGGACCTTGTTATGAATATCTCGGACTACATCTATGTTATTGATTTTGGCAGTGAGATAGCCCAGGGTGTACCTGAAGAGGTTCAGAAGAATCAGCGCGTTATAGAAGCATATCTGGGAGTTGCAGGCGAGGAGTAA
- a CDS encoding ABC transporter ATP-binding protein — protein sequence MSEQVLRIDNLQISYGGIEAVRGISFDVKEGEIVTLIGANGAGKSSTLRTISGLVKPKSGKIIFEGDDITGKDPTSIVSKGVMMVPEGRRIFPNLTVLENLKIGAYLRKDDLEADIERVYGFFPRLKERSWQEGGTLSGGEQQMLAVGRALMGRPKLLMMDEPSLGLAPIVVQEIFEIIRQIHEAGTTVLLIEQNANMALHVADRAYVIENGKISMEGTGIDLLQDEKVKAAYLGS from the coding sequence ATGAGTGAACAGGTATTACGGATAGATAATTTGCAGATAAGTTATGGGGGAATCGAAGCTGTGCGCGGTATAAGCTTTGATGTAAAGGAAGGAGAGATAGTTACTCTTATCGGTGCCAACGGTGCAGGTAAAAGCTCAACTCTTCGAACCATATCGGGACTTGTTAAACCAAAGAGCGGTAAAATAATCTTTGAAGGTGATGACATTACCGGAAAAGATCCGACATCAATAGTTTCCAAAGGCGTTATGATGGTTCCCGAGGGTCGTAGGATTTTCCCAAATCTTACTGTTTTGGAAAATCTTAAGATCGGGGCATATCTAAGAAAAGACGATCTGGAAGCGGACATTGAGAGAGTATATGGATTTTTCCCAAGGCTTAAGGAGCGTTCCTGGCAGGAAGGCGGTACACTCTCAGGAGGAGAGCAGCAGATGCTGGCTGTCGGAAGAGCGCTTATGGGAAGACCAAAGCTCCTTATGATGGATGAACCTTCCCTTGGTCTTGCACCGATTGTTGTACAGGAAATTTTCGAGATAATAAGGCAGATACATGAGGCCGGAACCACTGTCCTTCTTATCGAACAGAATGCCAATATGGCACTTCATGTGGCGGATAGGGCATACGTTATCGAAAACGGTAAGATTTCCATGGAAGGCACCGGCATAGACCTCCTTCAGGATGAAAAGGTCAAAGCTGCGTATCTTGGAAGCTGA
- a CDS encoding hybrid sensor histidine kinase/response regulator → MSIDTIENVCTLLAVIIGTLYALFRYVKTPKRGWLLISVFFMTHLISDYYWTTYTLVMGENPDVSAFMAYLGWNIGYFVMFIFALHMRPEGTKGFFHPMIILPIPLGIWQFFIYLPFGGIINNIWEGVFATAIACVSMQVIIHYFMHNTEKREIPWLHATLLLFIIFEYGMWTSSCYDWDSSLTDPYYYFSFFECISLILIPFAISKCYEQRGLSKAARNVQETRLTILLQVMITVIMFFGTTGGYYIGIQMKRALPEGIDDPSNLKNIATTLFIISILLVIFIMMFILMIVLRYKSIERDMPEDAAVRRGRLNFVLTVIITFSLMIISILYTSKLFYRVSVTGAKEDGQAKVYSTVEDLENYLGVARSILWVTADTVDIMMHRGASQEEITDYIYKQTENQSQQFDENFTGIYAYINGEYIDGSGWVPPSDYRVEDRDWYKAAVDANGKTIIVSPYIDAQTKSIVITICKLLDDGGKPGDYKNREVVALDMIVNHVQTIADDVNIGGKGFCFVVNHDGMIIADHDRTHNGQDVNKIYGTDLLGTFSDDTYSTINTHLNGDAYTLFVGSVTGQWYVVIAISDKELLEETNRQLTFNILVSLIIFLLISFFYFLGYKNEQLNAKKMEEMRTTSMRREYEAMILKQKEVSANEANKAKSQFLAQMSHEIRTPINAVLGMNEMILRTTKEAQTMDYAKNIDSAGNTLLALINTILDFSKIEDGKMEIIPDSYETAPLINELINSISKRAEEKGLELITAIDDTLPCMLFGDDVRLKQVIVNLLTNAVKYTERGSVKLTVRNSEITNGILKLYVSVKDTGIGIKPEDIDRLSLSFQRLDEKKNRNIEGTGLGMSIVTNLLTLMGSKICVQSTYGEGSNFFFTINQKVIDETPIGNFASNPEASLTDRSDKDLVFAPNARVLVVDDNKLNLMVAANLLKLCHINPDAVASGQEAIEAMSHKTYDMVFLDHMMPQMDGVEALHEMLSQGLIATNTRMIVLTANAVVGAKEAYMKEGFDDYLSKPVEISNLVAILKKYLPKSAFEEKVPDSQEPKNTGTVQEDSSDKNSNQLYDLENLKAAGIDPDSGIEYCAGGTDAYFEILDFFTIDYETKSAKLSSYFENGNWSDYSILVHSIKGNLRTLGVADLAEKALDLEKASKNKDITFIMDNHYSFMEEYHTLKEKINAAKN, encoded by the coding sequence ATGAGCATTGATACCATTGAAAATGTATGTACTTTACTTGCTGTGATCATAGGGACTCTTTATGCTCTTTTCAGATATGTAAAAACTCCCAAGCGCGGATGGCTCCTTATTTCTGTCTTCTTCATGACTCACCTGATAAGCGATTACTATTGGACCACCTATACTCTTGTTATGGGGGAAAATCCTGACGTTTCTGCTTTCATGGCTTATTTGGGCTGGAACATCGGCTATTTTGTTATGTTCATTTTTGCACTTCATATGAGACCGGAGGGCACTAAGGGCTTCTTCCATCCCATGATAATTTTGCCTATTCCGCTCGGCATATGGCAGTTTTTCATTTATCTCCCCTTTGGCGGTATTATAAATAATATTTGGGAAGGTGTCTTTGCCACAGCAATCGCATGTGTAAGTATGCAGGTAATCATCCATTACTTTATGCACAACACCGAAAAGCGGGAAATTCCCTGGCTTCACGCAACACTTCTGCTATTCATAATCTTTGAATACGGTATGTGGACCTCCTCCTGTTACGATTGGGACAGCTCTTTGACAGATCCGTATTACTACTTTTCTTTTTTTGAGTGTATATCTCTGATCCTTATCCCCTTTGCCATAAGCAAATGCTATGAACAAAGGGGCTTATCAAAAGCAGCACGAAATGTACAGGAAACAAGATTAACAATACTTCTCCAGGTTATGATAACTGTAATTATGTTCTTTGGTACAACCGGCGGTTACTATATCGGCATTCAAATGAAACGTGCTCTGCCTGAGGGTATTGATGATCCGTCTAATCTAAAAAACATCGCAACCACTCTCTTTATCATTTCCATATTATTGGTAATATTCATAATGATGTTCATCCTTATGATAGTGCTAAGATACAAATCTATTGAGCGTGATATGCCCGAGGATGCAGCAGTAAGGCGCGGACGTCTCAATTTCGTACTGACGGTCATCATTACATTTTCACTGATGATAATCTCTATATTATATACATCAAAACTGTTTTACAGGGTATCCGTGACAGGTGCCAAAGAGGATGGGCAGGCCAAAGTATATTCCACTGTGGAAGATTTGGAAAATTATCTTGGAGTTGCAAGATCCATACTCTGGGTTACGGCCGATACCGTTGATATCATGATGCACCGGGGAGCATCTCAGGAAGAGATCACCGATTATATCTACAAGCAGACAGAAAATCAGTCACAACAATTCGATGAAAATTTCACCGGTATATATGCATATATTAATGGTGAATACATAGATGGATCGGGATGGGTTCCGCCTTCAGATTATCGTGTTGAAGACCGTGACTGGTATAAAGCTGCTGTAGATGCAAACGGTAAGACCATAATTGTATCCCCTTACATAGATGCTCAGACAAAATCCATCGTTATCACAATCTGTAAGCTATTGGATGACGGTGGGAAGCCCGGTGATTATAAGAACCGTGAGGTAGTAGCACTTGATATGATAGTAAACCATGTACAGACCATTGCCGATGATGTAAATATCGGCGGCAAGGGTTTTTGTTTTGTTGTAAATCATGACGGTATGATCATAGCAGATCATGACAGAACTCATAATGGCCAAGATGTTAATAAAATCTACGGGACCGATCTGCTTGGCACCTTTTCAGACGATACTTACAGCACAATAAATACCCATTTAAACGGTGATGCTTACACTCTCTTTGTAGGTAGCGTCACAGGACAATGGTATGTAGTTATTGCTATTAGTGATAAGGAGCTCCTGGAAGAAACAAACCGCCAGCTTACTTTTAATATTCTGGTCTCGCTTATTATTTTCCTGCTAATCTCCTTCTTCTATTTTCTTGGTTACAAAAACGAGCAGTTAAATGCAAAGAAAATGGAAGAAATGCGCACTACCTCCATGCGCCGTGAATACGAAGCCATGATCTTAAAACAAAAAGAGGTTTCCGCAAACGAGGCAAACAAAGCAAAGAGTCAGTTCCTTGCTCAGATGTCACACGAAATCCGCACTCCCATAAATGCTGTGCTTGGCATGAATGAAATGATACTTCGAACAACAAAAGAAGCACAGACCATGGATTATGCAAAAAATATAGATTCCGCAGGAAATACTCTGCTTGCCCTTATAAACACCATCCTTGATTTTTCAAAAATCGAAGACGGAAAGATGGAAATCATTCCTGACAGCTACGAGACCGCGCCTTTGATCAATGAACTGATAAATTCCATTTCTAAACGAGCAGAGGAAAAAGGGTTGGAATTAATAACCGCTATAGATGATACTCTTCCCTGCATGCTCTTTGGTGATGATGTACGCCTCAAGCAGGTTATAGTAAACCTCCTCACAAACGCTGTTAAATACACAGAGAGGGGCTCTGTTAAATTAACAGTAAGAAATTCAGAAATAACTAATGGCATCCTTAAGTTATATGTATCTGTAAAAGATACAGGAATAGGTATCAAACCCGAAGATATCGATCGTTTGTCACTATCCTTCCAGAGACTTGATGAAAAAAAGAACCGCAACATTGAAGGAACAGGACTTGGTATGTCCATAGTCACAAATCTGCTGACTCTTATGGGCAGTAAAATATGTGTACAAAGTACCTACGGTGAAGGCTCCAATTTCTTTTTTACCATTAATCAGAAAGTAATTGATGAAACGCCTATCGGTAATTTTGCAAGTAACCCTGAAGCTTCACTCACTGACCGATCCGATAAAGACCTTGTTTTTGCTCCAAATGCCAGGGTCCTTGTTGTAGATGATAACAAGCTGAATCTTATGGTCGCAGCAAATCTGTTAAAGCTATGCCACATAAATCCGGATGCGGTAGCTTCAGGTCAGGAAGCCATAGAAGCTATGTCACATAAAACTTATGACATGGTTTTCCTTGATCACATGATGCCGCAGATGGACGGAGTAGAAGCTCTGCATGAAATGCTAAGCCAGGGTCTTATTGCAACCAATACCAGAATGATTGTTCTGACCGCAAATGCTGTTGTCGGTGCAAAGGAAGCATACATGAAAGAAGGCTTCGATGATTATCTCTCAAAGCCCGTCGAAATAAGCAATCTTGTTGCTATCCTGAAAAAATATCTTCCAAAGAGTGCATTCGAGGAAAAAGTGCCGGATAGTCAGGAACCCAAAAACACAGGAACAGTGCAGGAAGATTCTTCCGATAAAAACAGCAATCAGCTCTATGACCTTGAAAATCTTAAAGCTGCGGGAATCGATCCTGACAGTGGCATCGAGTACTGCGCAGGTGGAACAGATGCATACTTTGAAATATTGGATTTCTTTACGATAGATTATGAGACAAAAAGTGCAAAGCTCTCCTCTTACTTTGAAAACGGAAATTGGAGCGACTACAGTATTCTTGTGCATTCAATAAAAGGAAACCTTCGCACATTGGGAGTTGCCGATCTTGCAGAAAAAGCTCTTGATCTTGAGAAGGCATCAAAAAATAAAGACATTACATTTATTATGGATAATCATTACTCCTTCATGGAGGAATATCACACACTGAAGGAAAAAATAAATGCGGCAAAGAACTGA
- a CDS encoding MBOAT family O-acyltransferase, protein MVYISLNYYVLVLLALVLYYAFPKKIRWIALLIADITFYVAFYKAGLWIFLGTIIISYIAAVLMQRLQKGGRKAAFILGILGVAAPWFLIKNSNFVIADILKMDPVNWITPLGISFYTLQLIAYLADVYTGKTEPEKNIAKYALFAGFFPQIIQGPIPRYKQLQPQLIDGNLFNEERFIKGFQQIIWGFFLKLVIADKAAVIVNTVFDNFPAYSGAYIWVASFLYSLQLYADFLACTTLARGVSGLFGIELINNFKRPYFSLSIKDFWRRWHISLSEWLRDYIYIPLGGNRHGKARKYINLVITFLLSGLWHGAGVKFLVWGAMHAFYQIIGEMTFNVRERAYEVCSITPESNKKRWIKQTGTFLLVNWAWIIFRADSLNKGLKLILHMFTDFNPWVLFNDRIFTLGLHWKEIVVLIISVFILIKVGQYQELGKSVGDKIYRQPLLIRWGIYIAAIVGIMLLGTYGFGFDAQDFIYGGF, encoded by the coding sequence ATGGTTTATATATCTCTGAATTACTATGTACTGGTGCTTCTGGCACTGGTGCTTTATTATGCATTTCCGAAAAAAATAAGATGGATAGCGCTTCTTATTGCTGACATCACATTCTACGTAGCTTTCTACAAAGCCGGTCTTTGGATATTCCTTGGAACGATTATCATAAGCTATATTGCAGCGGTTCTGATGCAGAGGCTTCAAAAGGGCGGAAGAAAGGCTGCTTTTATCCTTGGAATTTTAGGCGTGGCTGCGCCCTGGTTTCTTATAAAGAATTCAAACTTTGTAATTGCGGATATTCTGAAGATGGATCCCGTCAACTGGATAACGCCTCTTGGGATTTCCTTTTACACATTACAGCTTATCGCATATCTTGCTGATGTTTATACAGGTAAAACAGAGCCTGAAAAGAACATTGCCAAATATGCTCTTTTTGCCGGATTTTTCCCGCAGATAATTCAGGGACCGATACCAAGATATAAACAACTTCAGCCTCAGCTCATAGATGGAAATCTTTTTAATGAGGAGAGATTTATAAAGGGATTTCAGCAGATAATATGGGGCTTTTTCTTAAAGCTTGTGATAGCCGATAAGGCTGCAGTTATTGTAAACACTGTTTTTGATAATTTTCCCGCTTACTCGGGCGCATATATCTGGGTGGCATCATTTTTGTACAGCCTTCAGCTTTATGCAGATTTCCTCGCATGCACCACACTTGCAAGAGGCGTGTCGGGACTTTTTGGAATCGAGCTTATAAACAACTTTAAGAGACCATATTTTTCACTCTCAATCAAGGATTTCTGGAGAAGGTGGCATATATCCTTAAGTGAATGGCTTAGAGATTATATTTATATACCCCTTGGTGGAAACAGGCATGGGAAAGCAAGAAAATATATAAATCTTGTAATAACCTTTCTCTTAAGCGGACTGTGGCACGGAGCCGGTGTGAAGTTCCTGGTATGGGGAGCTATGCATGCTTTTTATCAGATAATCGGAGAGATGACCTTCAATGTAAGGGAAAGGGCTTATGAGGTATGCAGTATTACACCCGAATCCAATAAAAAGAGATGGATAAAACAGACAGGCACTTTTTTGCTTGTTAACTGGGCATGGATTATTTTCAGAGCTGATTCCCTTAACAAAGGCTTAAAGCTTATTCTTCACATGTTTACCGATTTTAATCCCTGGGTACTTTTTAATGACAGGATTTTCACCCTGGGACTTCATTGGAAGGAAATAGTTGTTCTTATTATTTCTGTTTTCATTCTGATCAAGGTCGGGCAGTATCAGGAGCTTGGAAAATCAGTAGGCGATAAAATCTACAGACAGCCTCTTTTAATAAGATGGGGAATTTACATCGCTGCAATAGTGGGCATTATGCTCCTTGGTACATATGGATTTGGCTTTGATGCTCAGGATTTTATCTATGGAGGCTTTTAA
- a CDS encoding SLC13 family permease, with translation MKSFFRKIKSDPVLIAAWILAIISSVVVRPDRSYLSYIDFRSLGILWGLMIVIQGFRENSIFEKIGEILLKKVQTGRQLAAVLILMCFLGSMLITNDVALITFVPFALMTLHSCKREDMMIPVIVLQTVAANLGSMLTPIGNPQNLYLYGLTGMSLVDFVLCMLPYSLFSLLLLIVSLFFIKGGKESLGERKDNYQVVKSFGSKKQVIVYSILFVIALITVLRIIPWYVMALIILVTVAVMDGKILLRADYILLLTFIGFFIFTGNMGRIPAVSDFLRAVSAGKEFLIAIIASQFISNVPATLMLSGFVSDYKELLIGVNVGGLGTLIASMASLISFKAYGNDYKDNRGKYIAVFSLVNIAFLIALSAFKLFV, from the coding sequence ATGAAAAGCTTTTTTAGAAAGATCAAATCAGATCCTGTTCTTATAGCAGCATGGATACTTGCAATTATCTCTTCTGTAGTTGTAAGACCCGACAGATCATATCTGTCTTATATTGATTTCAGGTCCCTTGGCATTTTGTGGGGACTGATGATCGTTATACAGGGTTTCAGGGAAAATTCCATATTTGAAAAGATCGGTGAGATTCTTCTTAAGAAAGTACAGACGGGACGGCAGTTGGCTGCCGTCCTTATCCTTATGTGTTTTCTTGGAAGCATGCTTATCACCAACGATGTAGCTCTTATTACATTTGTTCCTTTCGCTCTCATGACACTTCACAGCTGTAAGCGTGAGGATATGATGATCCCGGTAATAGTTCTGCAGACAGTTGCGGCAAATCTGGGAAGCATGCTCACCCCAATAGGTAATCCTCAAAACCTTTATCTGTATGGTTTAACCGGAATGAGTCTTGTGGATTTTGTTCTGTGCATGTTACCCTACAGCCTGTTCTCCCTGCTTCTTCTTATTGTTTCGCTCTTCTTTATCAAGGGCGGAAAGGAAAGTCTCGGAGAAAGAAAAGACAACTACCAGGTAGTAAAAAGCTTTGGAAGCAAAAAGCAGGTAATTGTTTACAGCATCCTTTTTGTAATTGCACTTATCACTGTACTAAGGATAATTCCATGGTATGTAATGGCTCTTATAATCCTGGTTACTGTTGCAGTTATGGATGGCAAAATCCTTCTGAGAGCCGATTACATTCTTCTTCTTACATTTATCGGATTTTTCATTTTCACAGGTAATATGGGAAGGATTCCGGCGGTAAGTGATTTTCTTAGAGCTGTTTCTGCCGGGAAAGAATTTTTGATCGCAATTATTGCCAGCCAGTTTATCAGTAATGTTCCGGCTACTCTGATGTTATCCGGTTTTGTATCAGACTACAAAGAGCTGCTGATCGGCGTCAACGTAGGCGGACTCGGAACTCTTATTGCTTCAATGGCAAGCCTTATCTCATTTAAGGCCTACGGAAACGATTATAAAGATAATCGAGGAAAATATATTGCTGTATTCAGCCTTGTAAATATAGCATTTCTGATAGCACTTTCAGCATTTAAGCTTTTCGTATAG